Genomic window (Dictyoglomus thermophilum H-6-12):
GAATTTCAGATATGTCATGCAGTTTTAAAAAACTAGGTTGTGCAATTGGAACTAAAAAAATCATCAGAAGTAAAAAGGCAAAAACAAACAATCTAAAATAATGATCCAAAAAACCATGCTTATTATCACGCTTAAGATTTTTCCTCATACCTTCTACCCCTCAAATATTTATTAATCTACGACTATAAAGTCTAACAATCCTTAAAAAGCTTGTCAATTTTTACTCTAAATAATAAAATCATAATTAACCAAAAACAAAATCTAAGAAGGAGGAGGAAAAATGAGTAAAATGCGTATTGGTGTATTAACAGGTGGAGGCGATTGCCCAGGTCTAAACCCAGCCATCCGTGGTATTGTCATGAGAGCGTTAGATTATGGAGACGAAGTTATAGGTTTGAAGTATGGATGGGCTGGTCTTCTTAAGGCAGATACTATGCCTTTAACCTTAGAAATGGTAGAAGATATTCTTGAAATCGGCGGAACAATTCTTGGAAGTTCTAGAACAAACCCATTCAAAAAAGAAGAAGATGTTCAGAAATGTGTTGAGAACTTCAAAAAGTTAAACTTAGATGCCTTAATTGCTATAGGTGGAGAAGACACTCTAGGAGTTGCATCAAAATTTAGCAAACTTGGTCTTCCAATGATCGGAGTTCCAAAAACTATTGATAAAGATTTAGAAGAAACTGACTATACTCTTGGATTTGACACTGCTGTTGAAGTAGTGGTAGATGCAATTAAAAGACTTAGAGATACTGCAAGATCTCATGCAAGAGTTATCGTAGTAGAAATAATGGGAAGACATGCAGGATGGTTAGCTCTTTATGGGGGACTTGCAGGAGGAGCAGATTATATCTTAATCCCTGAAGTAGAACCTAATCTTGAGGATCTTTACAATCACATAAGAAAACTATACGCAAGAGGAAGAAATCACGCAGTTGTAGCTATCGCTGAGGGAGTACAACTACCAGGATTTACTTATCAAAAAGGACAAGAGGGAATGGTAGATGCCTTTGGTCACATTCGTTTAGGTGGTGTAGGTAATGTACTGGCTGAAGAAATACAGAAAAACTTGGGAATTGAAACCAGAGCAGTAATCTTAAGCCACCTACAAAGAGGAGGAAGTCCATCGATAAGAGATAGAATCATGGGGCTTCTCCTTGGCAAGAAGGCTGTAGACTTAGTACATGAAGGAAAATCTGGATTATTTGTTGCTGTAAAAGGAAACGAATTAGTACCAGTAGATATAACTTTAATTGAAGGGAAAACAAAGAATGTTGATCCTGCCTTTTATGAAAGCGTAAAAACTTTCTTTAATAAGTAAGAAAACTCAAGAAGAGGAAGGCGTTTGCCTTCCTCTTTTTTTTCTTTTTCTATAAGCTATTATTATATTCTTTACCACAAAATAAGAGATTATCGAAAAAACAGTAGATACAAAGAGGTTTCCAATTAAATAAGATATGGCAAAGCCTTTTAAGCTACTTCTTTCAAATCCTTTCCATTCAAGTTTTCCACTGACAATAAATTCCCCCACAAAGTAGCTCAAAACCCAAAAAAACGGGGATGTAACATAATTCATAATAAAAGTTCCTAATAATCCTGCTATATAATTTAGCTTGAAGATATAAGAGATTAGTATTACTAAAATTCCTCCAATACCAAATGTAGGAAAAATTCCTATAAAAACACCTATACTAAAACTTAAAGCAATTTTCTCAGGAGAATCTTTAAACCTTAAGAGCTTGAGATAAATATACTTGAAAAGGCTTTTAAGATCTCTTCTTTTTTTCTTCATACAATTTTTCTAATGCTGGTCTTAACTTTTTATACGTACTTTGCAAATCTTCTGGAATCACTTTTGTCTCCCCAAAAACAAACATAAAGTTAGTATCTCCACTCCATCTTGGGACCACATGCATATGTAAATGTTCTGCTATTCCAGCTCCAGCCACCTCTCCTATATTGAAACCTATATTAAAACCATGAGGTTTCATTGTTTCTTTTAAGGCCTCCACAGATATTTGTAAGAGCTCCATCATCTCGGTCAAAACCTCGATACTTAACTTAGTTATGTCATTGGTATGTTCATAGGGCACAATCATAAGATGACCATTATTATAAGGATACAAGTTTAGTATAATGAAATTGAACTTCCCTCTGAGGAGAATAAGATTTTCTTCATCTCTGTTTTCGGAGGGTTTTTTACAAAATATACATTCTTTCTCTTTTTCAGATGTGATATATTTTATTCTCCAAGGACAAAATAATCTTTTCATTAATTATTTCCCCTTTCCCTAAAAATTTTAGATCTTGACAAAAAATTACTTTAAAAGTTATCATTTATCAAGAGTGCCGAAGTGGCGGAATTGGCAGACGCGCCAGACTCAAAATCTGGTGGGTGGGTGACACCCGTGCCGGTTCGACTCCGGCCTTCGGCACCAGTACTTTACCATAAAGATTCCACTTCCCAGTAAAGTTCTGGTGAAACTCGCTTTTTATTTTTTACAACTTCCTCAAGAGGAACAGAAACAGGAGAATTATTTTGCCACCCTATCATCACTCCACTTTCTCCAGCAAGAAGTCTTTTCACTGCATCAACCCCCATAAAGGTAGCTATACTCCTATCAAAGACCGAGGGAGAACCTCCTCTTTGGATATGTCCAAGAACTACAATTCTTGTGGATATTCCAAGTCTATCCTCAATCTGCTTACCAATAAAATAAGCACTTCCTACTCCTTCTGCAACTACAATAATATTGTGTTTTTTATTTTTTCTCTGTCTTTCTTTCAATTTCTCAGTAATATAAGGAAAATCTATAGGAACCTCAGGTATGAGAATTATATCTGCACCACTAACAAGTCCTGAAGTAAAGGCTATAAAACCACATTCCCTTCCCATAACCTCAATAACAAAAGTCCTCTCATGAGCAGCAGCTGTATCTCTGATCTTGTTTATTGCATCTATAACATTATTGCATGCAGTATCAAAACCTATAGAAAAATCTGTACCCCATATATCATTGTCAATACTCCCAGGAATCCCTACTACATTGACACCTTTCTTAAATAGATCATAAGCGCCTTTAAGAGAACCTTCACCACCAATAACAATTAAACCATCTATTCCATGTTTTTTTAGATTTTCAATAGCCCTTCTTTGTCCTTCCTCTTCTTTAAATTCCTCAGATCTTGCAGTACGCAGAATAGTACCACCTCTTTGAACTATCTCACTCACATCATCCTTATGAAGTACTCTAAACTCTTCTTCAATTAATCCCTGATATCCTCGTTCAATTCCTATAACTTCTATTCCCTTAGATATTCCGAACCTTACAATAGCCCTTATAGCAGAATTCATTCCAGGAGCATCTCCCCCGCTTGTAAGAACACCTATTCTCTTAATCATTTCTCCTCTTCCTCCAAGAACCTTCCATAATTTCTTAGTTTTATCCATCTCTCTTCAAGTAAGGTTTTTACATCCTTATTTTTATACTTCCTAATAATTTTACTTAATGATTTTTTCAAATTCTCTACAGTACCACGAAAATCTTCGTGAGCTCCACCATTAGGCTCTGAAATGATTTCGTCCACAAGCCCTAATTTTAAAAGTTCTTCTGATGTAATCTTTAAAGCCTCCGCAGCCTCAGGTGCCTTTGAAGAATCTCTAAACAAGATAGAGGCACACCCCTCAGGAGATATGACAGAGTAGTAAGCGTTTTCGAGAATCATAATATAATCCCCGACTCCTATCCCAAGAGCCCCACCACTTCCTCCCTCGCTTAAAACCACAACTATTATAGGAGTCTCTAAAAGCGACATCTCCTTCAAATTATTAGCAATAGCCCAGGCTTGTCCTCTCTCTTCTGCTCCTATCCCTGGATAAGCACCAGCAGTATCAATAAAGGATATAACGGGCAAAGAAAATTTTTCTGCTAGTTTCATAACTCTCAAAGCTTTTCTGTAACCTTCTGGATGAGGCATACCAAAATTTCTCTTCATTTTTTCCTGAATAGATTTTCCTTTCTCCTGCCCTATTATAACTACACTTTCATTTTCAAAAGTTCCCAAACCAGTAATTATTGCAGGATCATCCCCAAAAAGTCTATCACCATGAAGTTCTACAAAATTGTCAAAAAGTTCATTTAGAAAATCAATAAAGGTAGGCCTTTTAGGATGTCTGGCAATCAAAATTCTTTCCCATGGTGATAGCTTTACCATACCTTCCTCCAAAGATGATTTAATATTAAATACAATACACTTTTAAGTTTTTTCCTTTCTACAACCATGTCTACCATACCATGCTCCAAAAGAAACTCAGATCTTTGAAATCCCTCAGGAAGTTTTTGTTTTATAGTTTGCTCAATAACTCTTGGACCTGTAAAACCAATTAACGCTCCTGGTTCTGCTATAATCACATCTCCAAGAGAACCAAAACTAGCAAGAACACCTGCTGTAGACGGGTGAGTAAGAATGCTTATATAAGGCACTTTTGCTTTTCCAAGTCTTCCTATAGCAGCACTTGTTTTTGCCATTTGATATAGTGAAAATAATCCTTCTTGCATTCTTGCACCACCCGAAGCAATCACAGCTACTACTGGAATTTTATCAACAATCGCTCTTTCCGCAATCCTTACGACCTTTTCCCCAACCACTGACCCCATGCTTCCGCCTATAAACCTAAAATCCATTACCATAATGTAAACAGGAATTCCATTGACCTCACCTTTACCAGTAACAATAGAATCCTTTAAACCTGTTGCCTCTTGGGCCTCTTTAAGTCTCTGAGTGTAGGACTTTGTATCTGTAAATCCTAAAATATCGATCGGAACAATATTTTTATCTAATTCATTAAAAGTACCATAGTCTATTAGCAAATCTATTCTCTCATAAGCATTCAGCTGATCATGATAACCACACTTAATACAAACTTTATAATTTTCATTCCAGTCTTTCGAATAAAT
Coding sequences:
- the pfkA gene encoding 6-phosphofructokinase → MKRIGVLTSGGDAPGMNSAIRAIVRFGISKGIEVIGIERGYQGLIEEEFRVLHKDDVSEIVQRGGTILRTARSEEFKEEEGQRRAIENLKKHGIDGLIVIGGEGSLKGAYDLFKKGVNVVGIPGSIDNDIWGTDFSIGFDTACNNVIDAINKIRDTAAAHERTFVIEVMGRECGFIAFTSGLVSGADIILIPEVPIDFPYITEKLKERQRKNKKHNIIVVAEGVGSAYFIGKQIEDRLGISTRIVVLGHIQRGGSPSVFDRSIATFMGVDAVKRLLAGESGVMIGWQNNSPVSVPLEEVVKNKKRVSPELYWEVESLW
- a CDS encoding DUF2062 domain-containing protein, which codes for MKKKRRDLKSLFKYIYLKLLRFKDSPEKIALSFSIGVFIGIFPTFGIGGILVILISYIFKLNYIAGLLGTFIMNYVTSPFFWVLSYFVGEFIVSGKLEWKGFERSSLKGFAISYLIGNLFVSTVFSIISYFVVKNIIIAYRKRKKRGRQTPSSS
- a CDS encoding 6-phosphofructokinase gives rise to the protein MSKMRIGVLTGGGDCPGLNPAIRGIVMRALDYGDEVIGLKYGWAGLLKADTMPLTLEMVEDILEIGGTILGSSRTNPFKKEEDVQKCVENFKKLNLDALIAIGGEDTLGVASKFSKLGLPMIGVPKTIDKDLEETDYTLGFDTAVEVVVDAIKRLRDTARSHARVIVVEIMGRHAGWLALYGGLAGGADYILIPEVEPNLEDLYNHIRKLYARGRNHAVVAIAEGVQLPGFTYQKGQEGMVDAFGHIRLGGVGNVLAEEIQKNLGIETRAVILSHLQRGGSPSIRDRIMGLLLGKKAVDLVHEGKSGLFVAVKGNELVPVDITLIEGKTKNVDPAFYESVKTFFNK
- the accD gene encoding acetyl-CoA carboxylase, carboxyltransferase subunit beta, whose translation is MFKDWLKKDDKNKYRDIPDGLWIKCPQCSQIIYSKDWNENYKVCIKCGYHDQLNAYERIDLLIDYGTFNELDKNIVPIDILGFTDTKSYTQRLKEAQEATGLKDSIVTGKGEVNGIPVYIMVMDFRFIGGSMGSVVGEKVVRIAERAIVDKIPVVAVIASGGARMQEGLFSLYQMAKTSAAIGRLGKAKVPYISILTHPSTAGVLASFGSLGDVIIAEPGALIGFTGPRVIEQTIKQKLPEGFQRSEFLLEHGMVDMVVERKKLKSVLYLILNHLWRKVW
- a CDS encoding HIT family protein, whose product is MKRLFCPWRIKYITSEKEKECIFCKKPSENRDEENLILLRGKFNFIILNLYPYNNGHLMIVPYEHTNDITKLSIEVLTEMMELLQISVEALKETMKPHGFNIGFNIGEVAGAGIAEHLHMHVVPRWSGDTNFMFVFGETKVIPEDLQSTYKKLRPALEKLYEEKKKRS
- a CDS encoding acetyl-CoA carboxylase carboxyltransferase subunit alpha, which codes for MVKLSPWERILIARHPKRPTFIDFLNELFDNFVELHGDRLFGDDPAIITGLGTFENESVVIIGQEKGKSIQEKMKRNFGMPHPEGYRKALRVMKLAEKFSLPVISFIDTAGAYPGIGAEERGQAWAIANNLKEMSLLETPIIVVVLSEGGSGGALGIGVGDYIMILENAYYSVISPEGCASILFRDSSKAPEAAEALKITSEELLKLGLVDEIISEPNGGAHEDFRGTVENLKKSLSKIIRKYKNKDVKTLLEERWIKLRNYGRFLEEEEK